In Geminocystis sp. NIES-3708, a single window of DNA contains:
- the rpsD gene encoding 30S ribosomal protein S4, with translation MSRYTGPRLRVVRRLGDLPGLTRKNARRQYPPGQHGQNRRKRSEYAIRLEEKQKLRYNYGVSETQLVRYVKKARRVTGSTGQVLLQLLEMRLDNTVFRLGMAPTIPGARQLVNHGHIMVNDKVVDIASYQCRPGDVISVRKRDRSVNIVKNNLLNPGLANLPSHLEYDKDNLVGKVNGIIEREWVALNINELLVIEYYSRKA, from the coding sequence ATGTCTCGATATACAGGACCTCGCTTGAGGGTAGTACGTCGTTTGGGAGATTTACCCGGCTTAACCCGTAAAAATGCTCGTCGTCAATATCCCCCCGGACAACACGGACAAAATCGTCGTAAACGTTCAGAATATGCGATTCGTCTTGAAGAGAAACAAAAACTTCGTTATAACTACGGTGTGAGTGAAACTCAATTAGTTCGCTATGTCAAAAAAGCACGTAGAGTTACTGGATCTACAGGTCAAGTATTATTACAATTATTAGAAATGCGTCTTGATAATACTGTTTTTCGTCTTGGCATGGCACCCACAATTCCGGGTGCTCGTCAATTGGTGAATCATGGTCATATTATGGTTAATGATAAAGTAGTTGATATTGCTAGTTATCAGTGTCGCCCCGGTGATGTCATAAGTGTGAGAAAAAGAGATCGCTCTGTAAATATTGTCAAAAATAATTTACTCAACCCCGGTTTAGCTAATCTTCCCAGTCATTTAGAATATGATAAAGATAACCTTGTAGGTAAGGTTAATGGTATTATTGAAAGAGAATGGGTAGCCTTAAATATTAACGAACTACTTGTAATTGAGTACTATTCTCGGAAAGCATAA